Proteins encoded within one genomic window of Rhododendron vialii isolate Sample 1 chromosome 1a, ASM3025357v1:
- the LOC131324486 gene encoding uncharacterized protein LOC131324486: MARRAWSEEEEDALLTNLTSLVDQGVWRTDNGGFRPSYLGVLKNEMRVSFPQAGINEIHIEGRIKKWKSDYRILDAMLRRPGFGWNPNENKLVVANEIWNEFVQDQRHLRHLRDRQFPHFNRWAYCFVSEEN; the protein is encoded by the exons ATGGCACGCCGGGCTTggagcgaggaggaggaggatgcaTTGTTAACAAACCTTACGAGCCTTGTAGATCAGGGGGTTTGGCGAACCGACAACGGAGGGTTTCGCCCTTCCTACTTGGGAGTTCTTAAAAATGAGATGCGAGTTTCTTTCCCTCAAGCAGGTATAAACGAAATTCATATTGAAGGAAGGATCAAGAAATGGAAGAGTGATTATCGTATACTAGACGCTATGCTTAGGCGTCCTGGGTTCGGGTGGAATCCAAATGAAAACAAGCTAGTGGTGGCaaatgaaatttggaatgaATTTGTCCAA GATCAACGACATCTGAGACATTTACGAGACAGGCAATTTCCCCATTTTAATCGATGGGCCTATTGCTTTGTTTCCGAGGAGAACTAG